The genomic stretch TTTCTCCCTGCTCGCGATAGGCGTTCATCCCAACATGCTGTACTGAGGGCCAAGGCTCCACTGTTCTGCACCGTAAAATAGATCAGTGCTGCTGTAATTGTTGCAACCAACATAATCCTGCGTCCGTCCTTTCCGTGGGAGCTGCACTTGCTCACTTTTTCTCAGGCATTCCCACTAACAGTACTGGCATACAAGAATTCCCCCAAATAAGTAACATTCGCTTATGGACTGTTGGCATCCTTGTCCAAGACTCAAACCTAGAGAGACAGTGGAGCTTTACATACCAGGAGATATCACGCCAGAGAGAGATGCAAAAACCCAATGAAAAGATGGAGAATGCAGAATGAAGAGGGTAATACTGCCAGACCagtgttcaaaaaaaaaaaaaaaatactgtgtgtggGATCCTGCTCACTCCCTACTTTGGCCCCCAGGCTGCCAGTCTGTTTTGGAAGCAAAGATTGAAATTCCTGACACCCCCTTGGTAAATTTTGCACATGCTAGACCAGCATTGGAGCAGAATCTTCTTTAAGATGCAGTCAGTGTCCCAAGCAGAATGTGGAATATGCAAGAAATGAGGCTGGGCTGAAGAAAGGTTCCACACAATAACAACATCTTACCCTTACTCCACCCCCTGACCCATGCCCTTTCTCTATGtggatggatgtgtgtgtgtttttagagagAGATTTTgtggctgagagagagagagggagagatgggggAATGGGTATTACATTTATAGCTATTTGACCacacataaatattttatttatttatttatttttgataacTAAATTGACCTTTGgtacgttttttttaaaaactaaaacaccattcataaatgaaatgtacatacagtacaagtatAATTTACACatgccacacacacaatagacactctgtttgttttgtgtcctgtgtgtgtgaatgagaagGCAGTGTGTCACACTGTCTCCTGTAGAAGTTCATCTGGCTTCCTGAGGGAATCGTCAGAATGAGTAATTTATAGAGAACGGAGGAGGGGTGCAGCAGATTATCCCTAAATTGTTTGTCCTCTTTTTACCCCAGAGAACAACTAACAAATGGCAGGAACCAAAACCTCTATTCATACCCTCCATGACTAGGATATTGTCAGCAACGGCATCACCAGTAACCTTATAGAGGAGCAATGGATGATTTACACGGCTGAGAAAGTTGCCTTGTCTCCAGACTAATGTTAGCAGTCTGAAGGGCACTGACCTTTTCCCACGATTTTCCCTCTGGCAGATAATGAAAATGGTAATGTCTATAATTTCTTCAGGTGACTAGTGCACTGCATGACAATCACACATGGGTTTGAATCATCAGGTAGAGTGTGGATGATCCAGTCATATTAAATGCCACCTCACGTCATCCCTTttgcaagacaaaaaaatttCAGTACTTAATTCCAGCTGGGTGACTCACTTCAAGCAGTTACAATGAAAATCGCTTGTTTAACTCTTTGTTTCATACCGGCAAAATCATCACTCATATTGACATTtcatatataaatactgtatatacttttCATTACATGCTCTAAAATCTGTAATGTCATTATTACAGTACATCATTATGAAATGGCAGAATGTGGCAAAACACTTAACACGTGACAGAACTTGAGATATACTGACCAGGTCACACGTGAACACAGATTTTCAGTAAAAGTATCACTTTTGCTACATTCTGCAGTCAACAACATCAAATACcttcaaatatttgacattagGTTATCTTTGTTCTGATCTGAGTATGTGGAAAGTATTTATTGTACTGACTTATCAAGTTACTGCTTGACCTCTATCTGAAAGGGCTATGGATAACATTAAGTTAGAAATAAATCCACCTTATTAGGATTTATTAGGATTATAACACCTTTTACTGTGATTTCATTTGTGGTTTCACAACCATACCACAACAGTCTTTGAGGGATATCTTTTTCTGGCCTTGTTTCCACTGGACTGCTATTATGGTACCAGTAATGGTTGCCAGGAGATTTGTGATGCAACTGTTTAGCCTCTAGACTAGTGATATATCTCACTTCCAGTCCAGTTGACTCCTGTCAGGATTTGCTCTCATGGACCACAGCCCAGTGGCACAATTAAAGACCATATCTGCCTATATCAGTCTTTTAATTGATATATTGTttgtagggatgcacgatattggattttttgccgaaaTCTGATATGccaatatttccaactcattgtggccgattgctgatgccgataccgatatatgcactttttttccagctggctgaggagactattatgcacgcaagcatagattgtacaaAGTaggatcaagaaagacaatatatgaaggaagaacttaggaagactagAGTTCAGGACCTCAGCGTTAAAACTTTAACGAACATACCAAGTAGGTGGAGCAGTaaagttttctttgagtttattaatCCATTACAGGAtcaatgtgtaggatttaatctctggtccacactccggagaagaaggtggcagtaatgcacctaatatgtTGGTTGCCAACTgatgttttaaatcaaaaaggagaagtttttttttccgaacagagtggtacatcctgtcagccgaagtgtttcctatctgtgcagcttaACATAGCAGTTCCTTGATGGACTGTTTcatcctgacggtcccggtgcttcttCTGCAGGCTCCCGCTGcatcttcccactttaacctgaatgaCAAACcattggatccacatggagagccgggcCTAAccttagctgagaggctagcagagcgTTAGCCACAGCATGaccagagggaagcacagccagctagcctccagctagcctcccagctaacgttagccccggctctccatgtggagcaccgagccccggtttgtgattcaggttaaagtgggagaAAGCATCTGATCTGATGggcggctgagtgaagtggagcctgcggcgGAAGCACCTGGACTGTCCGGGTGACACAGTCCGtcgagggaagcacagtcaggcggcgtTGGAGAAGGCGACATATTGGCCTCTCATAATTGGCAGAATTCgctgatgccgatatttcattttcaagcttttatcggccgatacctaTGATGTGctgataatatcgtgcatccctaattgTTTGGTCTTTCCTCTGGCCCACTTGCCTCAGTGAAGTATGTAGCCTACCTATCAATctatctgtgtttctctctgtctgtccattcATAGTTTATCTATCATTAACAGCCCAGCCCATCTTTGTCTACCATCCATTCAGTCTGTTTGTTAAAACAACCTGGCTGTTGCCATGATAACAGCACAGCTGGCATTAGAGATTACTTAGTGCTGCAGGCACATACAGCTGGTGGCTCAGAAGTATCCATGGGAACTGTTTCCCAGGTCCACCCATCATCTTATCAGGATTTACAGCAATGCCTATTCAGATGTTTAGAAAGCATGACAACTGTGAGCCATTGATTGTCAAGATGAACATGACTGCTCTTATTTATATGAGTGAGCACACCTGATACATCTATATACATTTCACTATTCACTTATATTCATAAATGACACTGATCATACTTGTACCATTAGGAACCTCTATATTTTGCTCCTACatgatgtgttgtgtttgattcACAATAAAAGACATGCTCATTTTTTAGAGACTTTTCTCACCTCATTCCATGAGCCAGCATCACACACATGGACATGGATGTGATGCACACACTAAGATGGTATATGATGAGGATAGGATGATGATGAAGTACAGTGTGCCTTGTAATACAAGGATTTAGATTTAGTTTCACCAGTTGAAACCAAGAAAGGAGACATATGCTGTTGCCAATATTAAACTCTGAGAAATTATGAATATGATGCAAGAAAATTCAGAATAACATGAATTTTAGGTGTCCATGTAGAATTTTACTGTGCCAGAGAGGGAGGTGTTTCCTCTTAGTCAATTTCTGGCATCAAAATgagtatttatttatgaatttatttatgttgtatgATTGCTGGTACAAAGTTGCAGCCGACGATTTTAGTGGCTATCTATTAGATACATAATACaactacaaataaaaacacttaaaacaattaGACAGGCATACTTGTTTAAAGTGttgaaaaattgtattttttatgtggGAACAATATGCAACTATATACTTGGTACAACACAAGTACACATAACAAATGGAATTCAACAATTGTtcagtttaataaaaacaaatgtacaactTCATTTATagacaaatatatacatataatcaTAGAAACTGGCAATATTGTATATGGGTCACATATTCTATCAAACACATTGACAGTACTTTCTGGTCCGGTAAGGCAACAATCAGCTTGATGCTTGAAGCAACAATGATGTTGTATATGTGATGGGAAGTGGATAATCGGTCTTCTTTTGCACCACCACATAATATTCATATCTGACATGTAAACTTTGGCATTgaatataacataaaacacCACACACAGTTAACTGACAGGCTCTTTGTATGGTACTATTTATAAGTTATATAAGTCCAACAAAGGTGCTGGGCTGTAGTGACAACCATTCAAAGGTCTTTATCAAATATAAGGCTCCAAAATAAATAAGGTCATGAATGAAAATATTGCAGTCATTGACTGATCTGTTCTTTTGAACACCCAAACAACCCCCGggaatgttttcatgttaactATGCTTTTCTAAATCATTGTATTAATCTTTATACATTGTTGGTGGTGAATGCAGAATAGATGTGTTTAACCATTACATCACAGGAAATTATCACATTACAGCCCCTCAGATgtgaaaatttaaaatatatatatatatatatatatatatataaagatttATAAATGATTTCATAGTCAATAGTTTATCAGTGTCATAAAAGGCATATAAAGAGTATTTGATATAAAGGGGTACTAGGATGGCGTTTGGGCACCATGGATTCCTGGCATCAGCAGAGATACTCAGACCGGGAACTGTCACTCTTATAGGTCATCTGGGAGTCAATGCTTGACCTGGAGCACAAGAGCATTCGCTCTGATTCATGGGTTGGTCTCCTTGCCCAAAGCTCAGTTGGGTGAGAGGTCAAAGTCCTTTGTTTCATTGAAATAGTTTCAAACTTGACATAGCTCTCTTTTTCAAGCTCCTCTTCATCCAAAGCTGTGCTATGCCCTTTGCAGTAGAGAGCGAGAATCTTGTAGAGCAACAGGGCAATAAGAGGCAAAACCAAAGCACAGGCAATACCGCTTATGATCATGAAAAGCTGGTTCTGCCCAGTGTCCTCAACATTGTCCAGAGTGTAGAAGTCAATGCAAGGATCTTTTCCAGCCGCACTACCCTTTGCTATGAGGCAAACTGAGTACCTCATCCCAGACGATAGTCCCTCTAGCAGCACTTTGCCACTGCCAGCATTAGTCTCCACTGTACTTTTGCTGTCATCCTCACCGTAAGGTGAATATACGACTGTGAGTGGGGATTCATTTGGTACCCCATCTGCTGTCCAGAGCAACACTGCACTGTCAGATGTTTCTTCTACAATCTTTAGGTCTTTGACAGACTCTGAGACATcgtttttcttgctcttttcATCTGCTGCAAGCTTTCTCCCATTACCTCCTTGGTGGATCTTTGCAGGTTTGAGGGAACCTCTCTGTAGACCGTTGCTAGGGGTAGTTTTTGGTTTCTTGGTGACAGCAGATAGTGTTGTTGGTGATCTTGGAAGGATTGTGGATGTGACAAGGAGTGTGTTGGGAATGTCCGTTGGGGGAGTAAATGTTGTGAATTGGCTGGTTGGTCCAGTTCCAATGCTAGGCTTCAGTGGAGGGATGGTGGTACTGATGGTACCAGCAACCGAGACGGAAATGGTGGCTTCTGCGCTGCCGGCAACATTCTTAGCTTTGCAACTATAGTTCCCAGCATCCTTGTACAGTATTCCATGCAAGCTCATGATGGACCATCTGATGCCATCCCCAGGTGACTCCTGGACTAGAGAGTGAAACAAGAACACAAAAGTAAATATGGATCAAGTCTCACAAACCTTGCACTGCTCTGCATGTTTTCAAATGGATTATGATCCTGTGGCACTATCACCGCAGACCTCAATGCTACCTACATATCAGGCAATAAAAATCTACACATTACAGATAAGCTACTGAGATAGCAAATCCcagttaatttaaaaataacactttGCTTTGAAAATTTCCTAGAATGTTCAAAAGCCTGCATATTATACCTGTGTTGTTGACAGGTGAGCCATCTGTCTTCGCCCAGTAGAGAGTTGGTGTTGGGTATCCTGTGGCATCACATCGCAGGAGAACATTACTGCCCAAAGGAGATGTGATCTTGGTTGCAGAAGTCATGACTGACGGCTTTACACAATTCTCAAGTTCAGCACGCTGAAAAAGGACACCAGCCAGATTCTCTGGTCCACTGCAGGTCAGGAATAGGTCCATGAAAACCACTGGTGTGTTGGTCATTTTGGATATCTCAATCAGTTTAGAGATtttacagtcacagaaccagggATTATCTTGGAGGCCTGTGGATGAAAAGATGAGGCTTGAGAATTATGAGAATTGTGATTATTGCTAtctatttaaatgttttgtcgATCATAATGGGATGATTTTTAGTTTTAGCAACACTAGAAGTGAAGTGAAGACACGTAACAAAGCTCAGAGGTTGGAGTGGGAGCCAAATACATACAATGAGTCAATGTAACTTTCAACACCTAATGTTTACTCTGAGGTCGGTTAATCACCATTGCAAATAGTAGGTCTGATTAGGTTGTAGGCAGTTCACAGTATCTTTTCAACCTGAATTAGCTTAGAAAATTCACATAAATGATGTACAGTAATGACAATGAAATTCAAAGGCTGTGGAAATGAACCTATGATATAGATATATACTCCCTTACAAATTGCTGTAAACACCTTCTGTACACAATAGGTAAGCACATGTACTTGTGCATACTAAAGCCCTTTAACCAGATTAGTTTGTCTTAACAGAGGCAAAGCACCTAAGCTGGCTCTGGCCTTCCTCCAACTTGTTGCAACACACCATTTTCCATTAGCCTTTCTGTTAGCATAAACATCACTAGATCACTAACAACTTTAGCACATTATAATCAAGGTGTCAAGATTGAAGTTTTAGGaagtatttgtaaaaaaaaacttttcaaattTGATCACAAGCTGAAAGTAAAGTTGTCAGttaaaattatgttaaatgtttgaaaatgcatgtatttatAACTTAGTTCTATTTATAACTTAgctatattattttatttttaatgtagtgCACAATATCAAAATTTGACAAAGACATATGAGCTGGCAAATAGTCTTGAAATTATTTAACTTTTGTATAATTATACAAAAGAGTAAAGGTGACCATACTTCTTGCATAAtatgaacacaaaacatttctaGGATACACTGAAAAAGTGCTTGTCTGTTTGTGCATGGACTGTTTTTTTCCTTACAGCCTAATCCTGTTTCTCCTTCAGGTAAACCAGAGCACACAGCCAGCCTCTTTCGACATGGATAAGCTAGCTTGGCCTTATGTAGCCTATTAACAATATCCCCCCACTGTCCATGCAACACAGATACAGTGAGCACACATTAAGTTACGTGTAAGTCAAGACTACATGTAGCAATAAagattatttcaataaaaatataacggGAAGAATGAGGTTCTTAAAACGCTAAACATAGTAAGGATTAAATTAGCAAATTTAAACTGTTTTCCTGGGAAGGAAGTATCATGAATTAGACTATAAGAAATTGACTACTGGgtacaatatttattatttctgacACCCACAATGTTTTTCTGAAGTACCATGAAAAAGACAAGTGAACCTGTAACACCGGTACTGCTTGGAGGACTATGACACTGGATCCTAGAGTTTTGGGTGTtgtcaaatgtaaatgaaacaaCCAACAGTAGGgatattataaaatatgattgaTCATTGGAAAGTAATTGTAAGTGCACTATATTGCATGTGCACATGAAATATAGTACAGttacatttacaattttgttCTCTAATTTATTCCACTGAACTTGACCCTGGCTTGGATTGCCAAAAGACAATACAGGACAATAAATTAACAAAGCGCAGTAGACATCAACTCTGCCACTACTTAGAATAAGCTAATTTCATTATGTCGTGGCAGTCACCACCAAGGCAGATTTTAGTCAGAACAAGTCTGGCTAGATTAACAGGTGATGGAATGAGGTTCTTGATGTAATTATAAATAACACCAAATGTGTCCAGGCCTGGCCCTAATATCCTGTAAAACCAAACCTTTTCACCTTACCTATCACAACTTTCTGGGAGACATTTGTAGAGATCGGTGCTCCATTTAATGGGGGCCAGATGTCCATGAGATCAGAGGGCAGGGTGGCTAATTTGTTGCTGGATAGATCCAAATAGGTAATGTTGAGAAGGTAAGGGATAGCCTCAGTGGGAACGTTGGTGAGTCTGTTGTTGTGTAGATCCAGTGTCCTCAGCCTGGGCATCTCTTTTAGAGACTCCCATGGGAACATGGAGATCATATTTCCATCCAGCCTCAGCTCATGGAGCACTTTGAGGTTGTAGAAACTTCCACTATCCACTGACGTTATGGAATTGTAAGTAATCCACAGATATCGTAGCTCCACCAGGTAGTAAAAGGCTTCTGTTGGGATTCGCCGTACAGCAGTTTTCTCAACACGAAGTTTTACTGTGTCCACAGGGACGTTGACAGGAATATCAGACATGTCTGGGTCATTGCAGAGCACAGATCtgagaataaaatataatataataatatttcaacATATTCTATGGCCAGATCACAACACTGTTTTACAAAGGGTAACTGTAACACTTAAACCCATTTTCCAATGAGATAACAGATGTTTCCATTAGCGTTTTAAGGAATTAATTACCATTCTCCAAGTTATAACATCAATCCATCAATTCATTATCAATCGGTCCATttatccattcatccatccatccatctatagATCCAGAGTCTCTGTTGTGAAGTGGGATGCTTTTTCTGACATGACTGTAGTCTATCTAGATGGCACTTCCCAGATGGCAAGGTCAGAGCtaatcatcatcaccatcatcataaaTAGTGAGTGATCATGTGGGTCAACTTCTACTGGAAGTGTTGGAATATTTGGAATCAGTTAGTCATAGATAAAGACTATATAGAAGAGAACCCTTTAAATTAATTAGCATTACGTGATTACGGTACTTTCAGCTATGACTTTTAGCTTGTTGCAAAGAGTGTTCTTATCATGGTAATGATACTCCTGTATTTGAACATGTGTCTTTATACCTAGTACATAATCTTTAGAAGTACCATTACTGGCAGTCTCTTTTCTCTTGTTCTACAACTGAATTATAAGATCACAAATCAAACTTCTCCCTGTTGTCTAACTTGGTAGTGAATTTTCTCTAACACAAACCAATCCAGCCAAGGGAATTTGAATATATACTTTGTTTATATGCTGCTGTTTAGCATCTTCTCCCTGTAGTGTTTGACTTGTAAACATGGTGGATTcattactttttctcttttaccaAAACCTGACTATATACAGGGATAGAGATCAGTACTCAGACTAATTATGCAGATGGCAATTGGGTCTTTTTCAGGGATTAATAGATTGGTACCATGCCATGGAACATACATTATGTCAATACATGTCATTACAACCTGTACAAATGGCACTGTGGTGGATTGTGATgaattttcctttattttcaaTGTACATGTATGGAGACAACAATTAGAAGTTCAATATTTTGTTTGCACTGATATTAATCATCATTTCCCTCCATTTCTACATTGAATGGCTCTCAATTTTAGCCAATTTTTGTTCATCCAAATCAGGTTGCACACAAAAAGTTTTTTATGCACTCTGATGGAGGTCAGATggctgaaaaatgttttgaactTTGTGCTCTTCACTAAGCATGTAAATATAACTTGTTAAGTGCAACGCCTTTACTTTCCCTTGATTTAACACGGATTACGCATCAGAGCGCTGTGGTAGCACTTATTGTTGTGCTCATTTAAGTGGGTCATCATTGTCAAATAAGACTGAAAATATGTGGAACTTCTTTCCAACTACACAGAGATGAATATGTCgtaggattttttttatcattgttttgTTAGTTAGAAGTTATGAAGACGATGACCAAATTAGGCGAATGTCTACACAAGTCTTAATAAATGTCATGAAATTGCCTTCCATTTTCATTTACCGAATTGACAAAAGATGccaagagtgtgtgtgaatgagtgagcactatttaagtacaatttacCTGGTTCCTGTTCCATCGGTACGTCCATGGAAGACACAGGTGCACTGGGATGGACAGAAGGGATGAGCCATACTGAGGCAGCATAGTAATACATGCACATAGAGAAATCGACGCATGATTTCACCGAATGCACCCAAAGTTCTCACATCGAGGACAGATCAGGAGAATAGACATCCGGAA from Thunnus thynnus chromosome 9, fThuThy2.1, whole genome shotgun sequence encodes the following:
- the lrit3a gene encoding leucine-rich repeat, immunoglobulin-like domain and transmembrane domain-containing protein 3a, whose protein sequence is MRRFLYVHVLLCCLSMAHPFCPSQCTCVFHGRTDGTGTRSVLCNDPDMSDIPVNVPVDTVKLRVEKTAVRRIPTEAFYYLVELRYLWITYNSITSVDSGSFYNLKVLHELRLDGNMISMFPWESLKEMPRLRTLDLHNNRLTNVPTEAIPYLLNITYLDLSSNKLATLPSDLMDIWPPLNGAPISTNVSQKVVIGLQDNPWFCDCKISKLIEISKMTNTPVVFMDLFLTCSGPENLAGVLFQRAELENCVKPSVMTSATKITSPLGSNVLLRCDATGYPTPTLYWAKTDGSPVNNTVQESPGDGIRWSIMSLHGILYKDAGNYSCKAKNVAGSAEATISVSVAGTISTTIPPLKPSIGTGPTSQFTTFTPPTDIPNTLLVTSTILPRSPTTLSAVTKKPKTTPSNGLQRGSLKPAKIHQGGNGRKLAADEKSKKNDVSESVKDLKIVEETSDSAVLLWTADGVPNESPLTVVYSPYGEDDSKSTVETNAGSGKVLLEGLSSGMRYSVCLIAKGSAAGKDPCIDFYTLDNVEDTGQNQLFMIISGIACALVLPLIALLLYKILALYCKGHSTALDEEELEKESYVKFETISMKQRTLTSHPTELWARRPTHESERMLLCSRSSIDSQMTYKSDSSRSEYLC